A portion of the Bacillus sp. es.034 genome contains these proteins:
- a CDS encoding YqeG family HAD IIIA-type phosphatase: MIKQFLPNEQVQDIFNITPGHLKEKGIKAIITDLDNTLVEWDRPNATPKLIQWFKDMQEQGILVTIVSNNNKNRVGAFAEPLGVPFIFQARKPMGRAFKKAIKQMGVKKEEAVVIGDQLLTDVLGGNRSGFHTILVVPVAQSDGFFTKFNRQVERRIMKFFKRKGMLEWEDKQ; this comes from the coding sequence GTGATCAAGCAGTTTTTACCCAATGAACAGGTCCAGGATATTTTTAATATCACCCCGGGGCATCTTAAGGAAAAAGGGATCAAGGCCATCATTACCGACTTGGATAATACGTTAGTGGAGTGGGACAGGCCAAACGCCACCCCGAAATTGATCCAGTGGTTTAAGGACATGCAGGAGCAGGGGATCCTTGTGACAATCGTATCCAACAATAATAAAAACCGCGTGGGGGCATTCGCCGAACCTTTGGGTGTGCCATTCATCTTTCAGGCGCGAAAGCCTATGGGACGTGCTTTTAAGAAAGCGATCAAACAAATGGGTGTTAAGAAGGAAGAGGCGGTTGTCATCGGTGATCAGCTATTGACGGACGTATTGGGTGGAAACCGCAGCGGCTTCCATACGATACTGGTCGTACCTGTGGCTCAATCGGATGGATTCTTTACAAAGTTCAATCGTCAGGTAGAACGCAGAATCATGAAGTTTTTCAAGCGTAAAGGCATGCTTGAGTGGGAGGACAAACAGTGA
- the sigK gene encoding RNA polymerase sporulation sigma factor SigK: MSGVLTALGYFFKELIFLVSYVKNNAFPQPLSAADERKYLKLMAEGDEHARNMLIEHNLRLVAHIVKKFENTGEDPEDLISIGTIGLIKAIESYSEGKGTKLATYAARCIENEILMHLRALKKTKKDVSLHDPIGQDKEGNEISLIDILKSESDDVIDTIQLSMELEKVRKYICVLDEREKEVIVGRFGLDLKEEKTQREIAKELGISRSYVSRIEKRALMKMFHEFYREEKEKRNKSQ; the protein is encoded by the coding sequence ATGTCTGGAGTTCTAACAGCACTGGGTTATTTCTTTAAGGAGTTAATCTTCCTCGTTTCTTACGTTAAGAATAATGCCTTTCCTCAGCCACTATCCGCTGCAGATGAACGAAAATATCTAAAGCTGATGGCGGAAGGGGATGAACACGCCCGCAACATGCTCATCGAACATAATCTCAGGTTGGTTGCCCACATCGTCAAGAAATTCGAAAACACAGGCGAAGATCCAGAAGATTTGATTTCCATCGGGACCATCGGATTGATCAAAGCGATTGAAAGTTACTCAGAAGGAAAAGGCACGAAGCTTGCCACCTATGCGGCTCGATGTATCGAGAATGAAATTCTCATGCACCTACGTGCCCTTAAGAAAACCAAAAAAGATGTCTCACTCCACGATCCTATCGGCCAGGATAAAGAAGGAAATGAAATCAGCCTGATTGATATATTAAAATCGGAAAGCGATGATGTCATCGATACGATCCAGTTAAGCATGGAACTCGAAAAGGTGAGAAAATATATTTGCGTGCTGGACGAGAGGGAAAAAGAAGTCATCGTCGGCCGGTTCGGGCTGGATTTAAAAGAAGAAAAAACGCAGAGGGAAATTGCAAAAGAACTGGGGATTTCGAGAAGCTACGTCTCCAGGATCGAAAAGCGTGCCCTCATGAAAATGTTTCATGAATTTTACCGGGAGGAAAAAGAAAAAAGGAATAAATCACAATAA
- the aroE gene encoding shikimate dehydrogenase, with protein MALYGVIGDPIAHSMSPLMHNSAFEDNGINAEYVRFHVKKEQLPDAIRGIKALGIQGVNVTVPHKEHVMSLLDGIDPLAKAIGAVNTIVNENGKLIGYNTDGLGFVEGLKKVAGDRLENKSMLIIGAGGAARAIYYTLASSGVRKIDVTNRTPGRAEKMMDACPFPLDSSFLTLEAAENELHEYDVIIQTTSIGMFPHIEDCPIKVNALKQGSIVSDIIYNPLETSLLKQAKQKGALTQNGLDMFVYQGALSFKKWTGIFPSYSIMRDTVLQQLGG; from the coding sequence GTGGCTCTTTATGGTGTGATTGGGGACCCGATTGCTCATTCAATGTCGCCCCTGATGCATAATAGCGCGTTTGAAGATAATGGAATCAACGCTGAATATGTTCGATTTCATGTGAAGAAAGAGCAGCTTCCCGACGCCATCCGTGGAATCAAAGCCTTGGGCATTCAGGGAGTGAATGTGACGGTTCCTCATAAAGAACATGTCATGTCTCTCCTCGATGGGATAGATCCATTGGCAAAGGCCATCGGTGCTGTCAACACGATTGTAAATGAAAATGGCAAGCTGATCGGGTATAATACAGACGGTCTTGGATTTGTTGAAGGTTTGAAAAAGGTAGCCGGTGATCGTCTGGAAAACAAGTCGATGCTGATCATCGGGGCCGGCGGTGCTGCCAGGGCCATCTATTATACACTTGCTTCTTCTGGTGTAAGAAAGATCGATGTTACCAACCGGACCCCGGGAAGGGCAGAGAAGATGATGGATGCCTGCCCGTTTCCGTTGGATTCTTCGTTCCTTACCCTTGAAGCGGCAGAGAACGAATTGCACGAATATGATGTCATCATCCAGACGACATCCATCGGCATGTTTCCTCATATTGAAGACTGTCCGATAAAGGTCAATGCATTAAAGCAGGGAAGCATCGTCTCGGATATCATTTATAATCCACTGGAAACATCATTATTGAAACAGGCGAAACAAAAAGGTGCCCTGACTCAGAACGGGCTCGATATGTTCGTTTATCAGGGAGCCCTTTCATTTAAGAAGTGGACAGGGATCTTTCCGTCCTATTCGATTATGAGGGATACCGTTTTACAACAACTAGGAGGTTAA
- a CDS encoding sporulation histidine kinase inhibitor Sda has translation MRKLSDELLIDSYYKALELKLNTEFIRLIEMEIHRRSLTNKIKATS, from the coding sequence ATGAGGAAATTATCGGACGAACTGTTGATTGATTCTTATTACAAAGCGTTGGAACTGAAACTCAATACAGAATTCATTCGCCTCATCGAAATGGAAATTCACCGTCGATCTCTTACAAATAAAATAAAAGCTACTTCGTAG
- the yqeK gene encoding bis(5'-nucleosyl)-tetraphosphatase (symmetrical) YqeK: MNREKALEMVKKHLTEHRYIHTCGVIETSIELAKRYGADEKKAETAAIFHDYAKFRDKHEMQEIIERENLSKDLLLYNGELWHAPVGAILVEREIGIEDRDILDAIRFHTSGKEGMTVLDKVVYLADYIEPNRRFPGVEEVRELANESLDLALIKALQNTITFLMKKNQAIYPDTFRFYNELTLNQRR, from the coding sequence ATGAATAGGGAAAAAGCGCTGGAGATGGTTAAAAAGCATTTGACTGAACACCGCTACATTCATACTTGTGGTGTCATTGAGACGAGTATCGAGCTTGCGAAACGGTATGGAGCCGATGAGAAAAAGGCTGAAACAGCTGCAATCTTTCATGATTATGCAAAGTTCCGGGATAAACATGAAATGCAGGAAATCATTGAAAGGGAGAATCTTTCAAAGGATCTATTACTGTATAATGGCGAGTTATGGCACGCCCCTGTTGGAGCTATCCTGGTAGAACGTGAGATCGGGATAGAGGACCGGGATATCCTGGATGCCATCCGCTTCCATACTTCCGGGAAAGAGGGGATGACGGTACTCGACAAGGTGGTTTATTTAGCTGACTATATTGAACCGAATCGCAGGTTCCCCGGGGTGGAAGAAGTGAGGGAGCTCGCCAACGAATCATTGGACCTGGCACTCATAAAAGCTCTTCAGAATACAATCACGTTTCTTATGAAAAAAAATCAAGCGATCTATCCGGATACATTTCGCTTTTACAATGAATTGACATTAAATCAGAGGAGATGA
- a CDS encoding helix-hairpin-helix domain-containing protein, translating into MQSLIEKYRTILVILAICAVFLIGYILKKAGEPPVEEPSFTAAAEVKVPEKPKEPEMTKSPETVYVDVKGEVVNPGLYEVKQGDRLKFVIDRAGGFTKDADKKLMNLAVKVTDEMMIYVPKIGEMETTPQSLPAPVSQGAESGEDKLNINTASQAEFETLPGIGPSKAATFIQYREENGPFNSIEEITNISGIGEKTFEKLKEHIFVQ; encoded by the coding sequence ATGCAGTCCTTAATCGAAAAGTACCGAACCATCCTTGTGATCCTCGCGATTTGTGCCGTATTCCTGATTGGGTATATATTGAAAAAAGCCGGGGAGCCTCCCGTTGAAGAACCTTCCTTTACTGCAGCGGCAGAAGTGAAAGTACCTGAAAAACCTAAAGAGCCTGAAATGACGAAGAGTCCTGAAACAGTGTATGTGGACGTAAAGGGTGAGGTGGTGAATCCGGGTCTTTATGAAGTGAAGCAGGGGGACAGGCTGAAGTTCGTCATAGACAGGGCAGGTGGATTCACAAAGGATGCAGACAAAAAGCTGATGAATCTCGCCGTCAAAGTGACGGACGAAATGATGATCTATGTGCCGAAAATCGGTGAAATGGAAACGACGCCTCAGTCACTTCCTGCCCCTGTTTCTCAAGGGGCAGAATCAGGAGAGGATAAACTGAATATCAATACAGCCTCACAGGCCGAATTCGAAACCCTTCCTGGAATAGGGCCATCTAAAGCTGCCACCTTTATCCAATACCGTGAAGAAAATGGTCCGTTCAACTCTATTGAAGAAATCACAAACATTTCAGGAATTGGAGAAAAAACATTCGAGAAATTGAAAGAACATATTTTTGTCCAATGA
- the yqeH gene encoding ribosome biogenesis GTPase YqeH — MSGVVCIGCGVEIQTEHKEGMGYAPPSALQKEEIICQRCFRLKHYNEVQDVPLTDDDFLKILNELGDSEGLIVKVVDIFDFNGSWLPGLHRFVGSNPILLIGNKVDILPKSVKHSKLIHWMKHEASQLGLKPIDVQLVSAAKGQGIAEAIEAIEEYRNGKDVYVVGCTNVGKSTFINRIIKHVSGEQDVITTSHFPGTTLDMIQIPLDDEESLIDTPGIINHHQMAHFVDKQDLKIITPKKEIKPRTFQLNPEQTLFFGGLARFDFIAGERQPFTCYFSNELSIHRTKIEKADELYKNHAGELLQPPRKDDMDTFPPLVRHEFRIKEAKTDIVFSGLGWITVNDAGATIAAHVPKGVSVFLRKSLI, encoded by the coding sequence GTGAGTGGAGTTGTATGTATAGGTTGCGGCGTTGAAATTCAGACGGAACATAAAGAAGGCATGGGCTATGCCCCTCCTTCAGCTCTTCAAAAAGAAGAGATCATCTGTCAGCGCTGTTTCAGATTGAAGCATTATAATGAAGTCCAGGATGTTCCGTTGACCGATGATGACTTCCTGAAAATACTGAATGAGCTTGGTGACTCTGAAGGGCTTATAGTCAAAGTGGTGGACATCTTTGACTTTAATGGAAGCTGGCTTCCTGGACTCCACAGGTTCGTAGGGTCCAATCCAATCCTTCTGATAGGAAACAAGGTGGATATCCTGCCTAAGTCGGTGAAACACTCCAAGCTGATTCATTGGATGAAGCATGAAGCGAGTCAACTGGGATTGAAACCGATCGATGTTCAATTGGTGAGTGCGGCCAAGGGGCAGGGGATCGCTGAAGCAATCGAAGCGATCGAGGAATATCGCAATGGAAAAGACGTTTACGTGGTAGGATGTACAAACGTAGGGAAATCCACGTTCATCAACCGCATCATCAAACATGTCTCAGGAGAGCAGGATGTCATCACGACTTCCCATTTTCCTGGCACGACTCTTGATATGATTCAAATTCCATTGGATGATGAAGAATCATTGATTGATACACCCGGCATCATCAATCATCACCAAATGGCCCATTTTGTAGATAAACAGGATTTAAAAATCATTACGCCTAAAAAAGAAATCAAGCCAAGGACGTTCCAGTTGAATCCGGAACAAACTCTGTTCTTCGGCGGATTGGCCCGTTTTGATTTCATAGCCGGTGAGCGTCAGCCGTTTACCTGCTATTTCTCAAATGAGCTGTCCATCCATCGGACGAAGATTGAAAAGGCGGATGAACTCTATAAGAATCATGCGGGGGAATTATTGCAGCCACCAAGAAAAGACGATATGGATACGTTCCCTCCACTTGTGAGGCACGAGTTCAGGATCAAAGAAGCGAAAACGGATATCGTTTTCTCAGGATTGGGATGGATTACCGTCAATGACGCCGGAGCGACCATTGCCGCTCACGTCCCGAAAGGTGTCAGCGTCTTTTTAAGAAAATCACTGATCTAG
- a CDS encoding class I SAM-dependent methyltransferase: MSYERFAYVYDYLMQDVPYEGWLEYVNRQAEHYLVHGKRVLDIACGTGELSLRLARDGYDVTGVDLSQDMLTIAQEKASAQNVHIQLFQQDMSRLDSLGEYDIITIFCDSLNYLEDESDLESTFKGVYSHLKQDGLFLFDVHSIFKMTQIFMNQTFTLTDEHVSYIWDCFPGEVPNSVEHELTFFVEDEETGQYERVEELHKQRTYPILMVKEWLAENGFDVLNITGDFTEESPNDKSERIFFACKKK; this comes from the coding sequence ATGAGCTATGAGCGTTTTGCTTATGTATATGATTATTTAATGCAGGACGTCCCATACGAAGGCTGGTTGGAGTATGTGAACCGGCAGGCAGAACACTATTTGGTCCATGGGAAGAGAGTTCTTGATATCGCTTGTGGAACAGGGGAATTATCGTTGAGGCTTGCACGGGACGGATATGATGTGACGGGGGTCGACTTGTCTCAGGACATGCTCACCATCGCCCAGGAAAAAGCATCGGCACAGAATGTCCATATTCAGTTATTTCAGCAGGATATGTCGAGGCTCGATTCCCTTGGTGAATACGACATCATTACGATTTTTTGTGATTCATTGAATTACCTGGAAGACGAGAGTGACTTGGAGAGCACATTTAAAGGGGTCTACTCTCATCTGAAGCAGGATGGGCTATTCCTTTTTGATGTGCATTCCATTTTTAAAATGACGCAGATTTTCATGAACCAAACCTTTACCCTTACGGATGAACATGTATCCTATATATGGGATTGCTTCCCTGGTGAAGTTCCCAATAGTGTGGAACATGAGCTGACTTTTTTCGTGGAAGATGAAGAAACCGGACAGTACGAGAGAGTGGAAGAGCTGCATAAACAGCGTACCTATCCGATCCTGATGGTAAAGGAGTGGCTCGCTGAAAACGGCTTCGATGTGTTGAATATCACTGGGGACTTCACGGAAGAATCCCCCAATGACAAGAGTGAGAGAATCTTCTTTGCGTGTAAAAAGAAATAA
- the rsfS gene encoding ribosome silencing factor yields the protein MEQNLVELAFKAADDKRAEDIVVLDMKGVSLIADYFLICHGNSDKQVQAIARELKDAAEEKGYTVKRLEGFDQARWILVDLGDVVAHVFHKEERGYYNLERLWGDASFVEVGQGENL from the coding sequence ATGGAACAAAATTTAGTAGAATTAGCATTTAAAGCTGCTGATGATAAACGCGCTGAGGATATTGTTGTATTGGATATGAAAGGTGTTTCGTTGATTGCGGATTATTTCCTGATCTGTCACGGGAACTCAGACAAACAAGTACAGGCGATCGCGCGTGAATTGAAAGACGCAGCGGAAGAAAAGGGATACACAGTGAAACGTCTTGAAGGATTCGATCAGGCACGTTGGATCCTGGTTGATTTAGGCGATGTCGTCGCTCACGTATTCCATAAAGAAGAAAGAGGTTACTATAATCTTGAACGTTTATGGGGAGATGCATCATTCGTCGAGGTCGGACAAGGTGAGAACCTGTAA
- the comER gene encoding late competence protein ComER produces MKIGIIGTGNMGKIIIEALIESQAISPSHLHITNRSLKKAEDLKEKFRNVNIARTNEDVISSSDLVFICVKPHDVYDVIQENKKNFTKDKCVVSITSPVSVNQLESLLPCSCARFIPSITNRALSGVSLLTYGSHCSDKWRRELKKIAGHISTPVEIDENVTRVASDIVSCGPAFFSYVTQRFIDAAVEVTEIDHETATVLASEMLVGLGDLLKKNIYTLPTLQEKVCVKGGVTGIGISVMERELGDVFEKLFEATQEKFVDDIEGTKSQFGV; encoded by the coding sequence ATGAAAATAGGTATCATCGGAACGGGAAACATGGGGAAAATCATTATTGAAGCTCTCATTGAATCACAGGCGATTTCTCCTTCACATCTTCATATTACGAATCGTTCATTAAAAAAAGCCGAGGATTTAAAAGAAAAATTCCGCAACGTGAACATAGCTCGTACGAATGAAGACGTCATTTCTTCATCTGATCTGGTCTTCATCTGCGTCAAGCCGCATGATGTATATGATGTGATTCAAGAGAATAAGAAAAACTTCACGAAGGACAAATGTGTCGTTTCCATCACAAGCCCGGTAAGTGTGAATCAGTTGGAATCCTTATTACCCTGTTCCTGCGCACGATTCATTCCAAGCATCACGAACCGCGCACTAAGCGGTGTGTCCCTTCTAACATATGGAAGTCATTGTTCAGATAAATGGAGACGGGAATTAAAGAAGATCGCAGGACATATCTCTACTCCAGTCGAGATTGATGAAAATGTAACTCGGGTAGCATCTGATATCGTCAGCTGCGGGCCGGCTTTTTTCAGTTATGTGACACAGCGGTTCATTGATGCTGCAGTGGAAGTGACGGAGATCGATCATGAAACCGCAACTGTCCTCGCATCTGAAATGCTGGTCGGACTTGGGGATCTGTTGAAGAAAAATATCTATACCTTACCGACACTTCAAGAAAAGGTTTGTGTAAAAGGAGGGGTGACAGGGATCGGGATTTCTGTAATGGAAAGAGAACTGGGAGATGTGTTCGAGAAACTTTTCGAAGCAACACAAGAGAAATTCGTGGATGATATTGAAGGAACCAAATCACAATTCGGGGTCTAG
- a CDS encoding ComE operon protein 2, whose product MERIAWHQYFMAQSQLLALRSTCTRLAVGATIVRDKRIIAGGYNGSIAGGDHCIDEGCYVIDNHCVRTIHAEMNALLQCSKFGVGTENADIYVTHFPCLQCCKALIQAGIKTVYYAKDYKNHPYAIELFEKAGVHVEKVPFQESSIDVKHKEKATLMIQLIEDLRQQGVAEEKIHYYEHEYIKLFNE is encoded by the coding sequence ATGGAAAGAATTGCGTGGCATCAATATTTCATGGCTCAAAGTCAACTGCTGGCCCTCCGCAGCACGTGTACGAGACTGGCGGTCGGAGCAACCATCGTCAGGGATAAGCGGATCATAGCAGGAGGCTATAACGGCTCCATAGCCGGCGGAGATCATTGTATAGATGAAGGGTGCTATGTCATTGACAATCACTGTGTGAGGACCATCCACGCAGAAATGAATGCACTCCTGCAATGTTCAAAGTTCGGGGTAGGAACAGAGAATGCGGACATATATGTCACGCACTTTCCTTGCCTACAATGCTGTAAGGCGCTTATACAGGCGGGTATCAAAACAGTTTACTATGCAAAAGATTATAAAAATCATCCATACGCCATCGAGCTGTTCGAAAAGGCAGGCGTCCATGTGGAAAAAGTGCCTTTCCAGGAAAGCAGCATCGATGTGAAACACAAGGAAAAAGCAACGCTCATGATCCAGTTGATAGAAGATCTGAGGCAGCAGGGAGTTGCCGAGGAGAAGATTCACTATTATGAGCATGAATACATAAAACTTTTTAATGAGTAA
- the pssA gene encoding CDP-diacylglycerol--serine O-phosphatidyltransferase has protein sequence MFLSGVLDQTFKKLKSQTANLITLSNLSLGGFAIISVLHNQLHLSLILIFIAALTDRFDGLVARKLNIESELGKQLDSMSDIISFGVAPALLMYTAVLSQFDYPGMVFSILYVACGAYRLARFNISENDGYFTGLPITAAGCLLTLSYLLIPFVSSVLIVCMTITLSVLMVSPFTLKKM, from the coding sequence TTGTTTCTCTCCGGGGTACTCGATCAAACGTTCAAAAAACTTAAATCCCAAACAGCCAACCTGATTACCCTTTCGAATTTATCATTAGGTGGTTTTGCTATTATTTCCGTTCTTCATAATCAATTACATCTAAGCTTGATCCTCATTTTCATCGCTGCCTTGACCGACAGGTTCGATGGATTGGTGGCAAGAAAATTAAACATCGAGTCGGAGTTGGGAAAGCAGCTGGATTCCATGAGCGACATCATTTCTTTTGGTGTGGCCCCTGCATTGCTTATGTACACGGCCGTTCTCAGCCAGTTTGACTATCCCGGCATGGTCTTCTCCATTTTATATGTGGCGTGTGGTGCTTACCGGTTGGCCCGCTTCAACATTTCGGAAAATGATGGCTATTTTACCGGTCTTCCCATTACAGCAGCCGGCTGTTTACTGACCTTGAGCTATCTTCTTATTCCATTTGTCTCAAGTGTGCTGATCGTGTGTATGACCATTACACTATCTGTATTGATGGTCAGCCCTTTTACGTTGAAGAAGATGTAA
- a CDS encoding nicotinate-nucleotide adenylyltransferase, protein MKKKVGLLGGTFNPPHMGHLVIAEQVLEKAQLDEIRFLPNHVPPHKQVDERVTVDQRLWMLEAAIKGHPRFSIERIELERQGASFTYDTIKLLMEREVNTEFSFIIGGDMIEYLPKWYKIEELQNMVKFIGVNRPDYTHETSFNVQLIEVPAIDLSSSYIRDTVNKGQTVRYLVPDDVYRFIKEEKLYE, encoded by the coding sequence ATGAAAAAAAAGGTTGGACTTCTGGGAGGTACTTTCAATCCTCCCCATATGGGTCACTTGGTCATTGCAGAGCAAGTGTTGGAAAAGGCACAATTAGATGAAATCCGCTTCCTTCCTAACCATGTACCTCCCCATAAACAGGTGGATGAAAGGGTAACGGTGGACCAGCGGCTTTGGATGCTGGAGGCAGCCATCAAAGGGCATCCCCGTTTTTCGATTGAACGGATCGAACTCGAAAGGCAGGGTGCCTCCTTCACATATGACACCATCAAGCTTTTGATGGAAAGAGAAGTGAACACCGAATTTTCGTTTATCATAGGTGGGGATATGATCGAGTATCTCCCGAAATGGTATAAAATCGAAGAGTTGCAGAATATGGTGAAGTTCATCGGGGTCAATCGTCCGGATTATACCCACGAGACTTCCTTTAACGTACAATTGATCGAAGTGCCGGCCATCGATCTTTCTTCTTCATACATTCGTGACACAGTAAATAAGGGACAAACGGTTCGCTATTTGGTTCCGGACGACGTGTATCGATTTATCAAGGAGGAGAAGTTATATGAATAG
- the yhbY gene encoding ribosome assembly RNA-binding protein YhbY, whose translation MLTGKQKRFLRSEAHHLNPVFQVGKGGVNDNMIKTIGEAIETRELMKISILQNCDMDKSEVAQELSEGVGAEVVQIIGNTIVLYKESKENKQLILPR comes from the coding sequence ATGTTAACAGGTAAACAAAAAAGGTTTTTACGTTCAGAAGCACATCACTTAAATCCGGTTTTTCAAGTAGGAAAAGGCGGAGTCAACGATAATATGATCAAAACGATCGGAGAAGCAATTGAGACGAGGGAATTGATGAAAATCAGCATCCTTCAAAATTGTGATATGGATAAGTCAGAGGTTGCACAAGAGCTCTCGGAAGGCGTAGGAGCTGAAGTTGTCCAGATCATCGGAAATACCATTGTTCTGTACAAAGAATCGAAAGAAAATAAGCAATTAATCCTGCCAAGATAA